CTGTGCGCAGTCTGGCTCGCGCGCGGCGCCGAGGCCGCCGATCGCCAGGCCGAGCGCTTCGTCGCGAGCCTGCACGGCATGTTCCAGTCGCTCGATTACCGGGCGGTGCCGCGCGCGCTGCTGCCTCGCGCCTTCGGCTTCGGGCCCGAATTCGCGCTGCTCGACGATCGCAAGGTCAACGCGGCGATCCGCGACTTCGTCGGCGACGGCGAGTTCGGCGACCTGGGCATGCCGCTGCGGATCGTGGCCACCGACTTCCACAGCGGCGACCAGGTGGTGCTGGCCAGCGGCAGCCTGGCCGACGCGCTGCGCGCCAGCATCGCGATCCCGATGGTGCTGCCGCCCTGGCGCGTGGCGGGCCGCCTGCTGATCGACGGCGGCGCCTCCGATCCGCTGCCGGTCGACGTGGCGATGCGCGAGGGCGCCGACGTGATCGTCGCGATCGGCTTCGAGGAGTCGCTGCAGACCGAGGTGGACAACCTGATGCAGCTGGTGCTGCACCTGAAGACCGCCACGGTCAACAACCTGCTTCGCTCGCAGCTCGCCTTCTACAGCGTGGCCCACCATGCCGAGGTGATCCCGATGATCCCCGACCTGGACAGGCGGATCCGGCTCGCCGACGTCGACCAGATCGGCTACCTGATCGAGCAGGGCGAGATCGCCACGAAGCGCGAGCTGCCCTACCTCAAGCGGCTGCTTGGCCTGTCTGACGCGGGCGGTCGGGATGGCGCC
This genomic window from Zeimonas sediminis contains:
- a CDS encoding patatin-like phospholipase family protein; this encodes MTVTPPSGAGARRPRVAVVVGSGGLKCAAALGSIRALRDAGVPIDLTVGCSGGSLCAVWLARGAEAADRQAERFVASLHGMFQSLDYRAVPRALLPRAFGFGPEFALLDDRKVNAAIRDFVGDGEFGDLGMPLRIVATDFHSGDQVVLASGSLADALRASIAIPMVLPPWRVAGRLLIDGGASDPLPVDVAMREGADVIVAIGFEESLQTEVDNLMQLVLHLKTATVNNLLRSQLAFYSVAHHAEVIPMIPDLDRRIRLADVDQIGYLIEQGEIATKRELPYLKRLLGLSDAGGRDGAGDQGRQTRQGGAGVQAEAT